A window of the Sabethes cyaneus chromosome 1, idSabCyanKW18_F2, whole genome shotgun sequence genome harbors these coding sequences:
- the LOC128738339 gene encoding chitin deacetylase 1, which translates to MRLPVVIVCSAIVLVNAQTKDEKEFKCPEGFGNGNFADPVTCRRFYQCVDGFPYLNRCPSGLYFDDLQKFCTFKAEAKCGPLTNLPAATTEAPVDLAKKCNPSECELPYCFCNKDGTLIPKGLNADEIPQIILLTFDGAVNLNNYDHYRKVFNGKRQNPNGCDIKGTFFISHEYSNYQQIQTLANDGHEIAVETISLQMGLQDKGYEEWVGEMIGMRAILKHFSNVSSNEINGMRAPFLKPGRNTQYKVIEDFGFIYDSSISVPPSPIPVWPYTLDYKIPHECKSGTCPTKSFPGIWEVPLNAHFVESYEGGHCPYMDQCVLHNHDAEEVFAWLQEDFERYYYQNKAPYMMPFHTNWFQIKELERGLHKFLDWTQTLPDVYFVTVTQALTWITDPKTLNQLNNYEPWNCKSKATQTPKPCNISNKCALAFKEPTSNVSDTRYMETCFECPAVYPWLGDSHGSGIPGRDNYIDQSSAGAGDAKSQPEEETN; encoded by the exons ATGAGGTTACCGGTAGTGATTGTGTGCAGTGCGATCGTTCTCGTGAATG CGCAGACCAAGGACGAAAAAGAATTCAAATGCCCGGAAGGCTTTGGAAATGGAAACTTTGCCGATCCCGTCACATGTCGACGGTTTTATCAG TGCGTGGATGGATTTCCGTATCTGAACCGCTGCCCCTCGGGACTCTACTTTGATGATTTGCAAAAGTTCTGCACGTTCAAGGCGGAAGCCAAATGTGGACCCCTTACAAATC TACCGGCTGCCACCACTGAGGCGCCAGTCGATCTGGCCAAGAAGTGCAATCCAAGCGAGTGTGAACTACCATACTGCTTCTGCAACAAGGATGGTACCCTCATTCCAAAGGGTCTCAACGCGGATGAG ATTCCTCAAATCATTCTACTAACGTTCGATGGTGCTGTTAATTTGAATAACTATGATCACTACAGGAAGGTCTTCAATGGAAAAAGACAAAACCCGAACGGCTGTGACATCAAGGGAACGTTCTTCATCTCACACGAATACAG TAATTATCAGCAGATCCAAACTCTAGCTAATGATGGTCACGAGATTGCAGTGGAAACGATTTCACTACAGATGGGCTTGCAGGACAAGGGTTACGAGGAGTGGGTTGGTGAAATGATCGGAATGCGTGCGATACTGAAGCACTTCTCCAACGTGTCAAGTAACGAAATCAATGGAATGCGAGCTCCGTTCCTCAAACCAGGGCGCAACACACAGTACAAG GTCATCGAAGACTTCGGATTTATCTACGATAGCTCAATCAGTGTACCACCAAGTCCGATTCCAGTTTGGCCATATACTCTGGACTACAAAATACCTCACGAATGCAAGAGCGGAACCTGTCCAACCAAATCGTTCCCAGGTATCTGGGAAGTTCCACTAAACGCCCACTTTGTCGAAAGCTACGAAGGTGGACACTGCCCATACATGGACCAGTGCGTTTTGCACAACCACGATGCAGAAGAGGTGTTCGCGTGGCTACAGGAGGACTTCGAACGGTACTACTATCAGAACAAAGCACCTTACATGATGCCATTCCACACCAATTGGTTCCAGATTAAAGAACTGGAGCGTGGCCTGCATAAATTTCTTGACTGGACTCAAACTCT TCCAGACGTTTACTTTGTAACGGTAACACAGGCCTTGACATGGATCACCGATCCGAAAACATTAAACCAGCTGAACAACTATGAACCGTGGAACTGTAAGAGCAAAGCAACTCAAACACCAAAACCTTGCAACATCTCCAACAAGTGCGCACTGGCATTCAAGGAGCCAACGTCGAACGTCAGCGACACTCGATACATGGAGACCTGTTTCGAGTGTCCGGCCGTCTACCCTTGGTTGGGTGACTCGCACGGTTCCGGAATACCCGGACGAGACAACTACATCGATCAGAGTTCGGCCGGAGCGGGCGATGCCAAAAGCCAACCGGAGGAGGAAACAAACTAA
- the LOC128740337 gene encoding glycine-rich selenoprotein → MVYIARDGTVHQSPPWTVQRFLGMITGFFSFIVMFFRTLLDLNPNSPSNSSETSGSRRGGGGGGGGPPGGPRQRPIGRTMTLRDCTIPGGG, encoded by the exons ATGGTATACATAGCAAGAG ATGGAACTGTTCACCAGTCTCCTCCGTGGACTGTCCAACGCTTCCTAGGGATGATAACTGGATTTTTCAGTTTCATAGTTATGTT CTTCCGAACGTTGCTAGATCTGAATCCAAACAGCCCTTCGAATTCGAGCGAAACTTCGGGTAGTCGCCGAggaggtggtggtggtggtggaggtCCACCAGGTGGGCCCAGACAACGGCCGATTGGGCGAACAATGACACTGCGAGATTGCACCATTCCCGGTGGTGGATGA
- the LOC128740328 gene encoding antigen 5 like allergen Cul n 1-like: protein MDCANHQRLINNQSLLRRFARLSWVLLLLMTIWKQSNASYVRYEYYVDADELIDENSPPIDGTTLFNLLPETTAGEQEDNEQATTTDGVNAESDRNNDYYCREDLCLQYDFSGQLVQKHHVACGHDGSFAADCPPGRTLFKVDSQLRAFLIHLHNEARNRLANGSLNGFEEASRMPTVVWDDELASLAELNTKSCQFKHDECRNTELLRQAGQNLAIGYYPVEENLFDILMKLTTLWFDEYKLANQMLMDTFMSPPNVTIGHFTQMMSDRTTSIGCGIVIYPHKVSGYTFKVVLYACNYSITSIYSQPVYRKGPVGTKCVTGRNHLYDGLCNEEENQLIQPVPFYE from the exons ATTGCGCAAACCATCAACGACTAATTAACAACCAGTCATTATTGCGGAGATTTGCTAGATTATCATGGGTACTGCTGCTCCTTATGACCATTTGGAAACAATCAAATGCCAGCTATGTTCGCTACGAATACTACGTGGATGCTGATGAGTTGATCGACGAGAATTCACCGCCTATCGACGGAACCACACTGTTTAACTTACTGCCGGAAACAACAGCGGGGGAGCAAGAAGATAATGAGCAGGCAACCACCACGGATGGTGTTAATGCTGAGAGCGATagaaataatgattattattgTCGCGAGGATCTATGTTTGCAGTATGATTTTTCTGGCCAGTTGGTACAGAAGCATCACGTTGCATGCGGTCACGATGGTTCGTTTGCTGCCGATTGCCCTCCTGGACGAACGTTGTTCAAAGTAGATTCTCAGCTTAGAGCGTTCCTGATTCATTTACACAATGAGGCTCGCAATCGCTTGGCAAATGGCTCATTGAATGGATTCGAAGAGGCCTCTCGAATGCCTACAGTA GTATGGGACGATGAGCTGGCTAGTTTGGCCGAACTGAATACCAAAAGTTGCCAATTTAAGCATGACGAATGCCGTAATACAGAGTTGTTACGGCAGGCAGGCCAAAATCTTGCAATAGGGTATTATCCggttgaagaaaatttgtttgataTTTTGATGAAGTTGACCACGTTGTGGTTTGATGAGTACAAGCTTGCAAATCAAATGTTGATGGATACATTTATGAGTCCCCCGAA TGTAACCATCGGCCATTTCACGCAGATGATGAGTGATCGGACTACTTCAATTGGCTGCGGAATCGTAATTTACCCACATAAGGTGTCCGGTTATACATTTAAAGTTGTACTGTATGCTTGTAACTATTCAATCACAAGCATCTACAGTCAGCCAGTGTATCGGAAGGGTCCTGTTGGAACTAAGTGCGTTACTGGGAGAAATCATCTCTACGATGGTTTGTGCAACGAGGAAGAAAATCAATTAATTCAACCAGTGCCATTCTATGAGTAA